One Mercurialis annua linkage group LG3, ddMerAnnu1.2, whole genome shotgun sequence DNA window includes the following coding sequences:
- the LOC126674196 gene encoding protein CHROMATIN REMODELING 20 isoform X2, whose translation MLEAAVENEMTAFKEEWETVLDELETESADLLEQLDGAGIELPSLYKWIESQAPNVCQTEAWKNRAHWAGSQVTSEITEVVADAEKYLHSHRPVRRHYGKLLEEGASGFLEKKLSTDGTRDDVAGNRDVDWDSVNKLFSIGHGKDAASFGSKHWASVYLANTPQEAAEMGLKFPGVNEVEEIEDIDGGSTNPFIAAAVANEKDLVLSEDQRKNYRKVKEEDDAIIDRKLQFQLKQRRRRKRSKQVLEGKTDRAENLLHACDISNGDTLEPGEEVFNNSNELKFENLEKDLSKSSKDLHADSLHSEGEPRRSKRPNESEDSTNEAKKIRTVIVGSDDELEAGMDDSVGNANKVEDESTLLEHNRESNANGHLSEGVNEEFNCTVCDKIAVEVHSHPLLKVIICTDCKFVIEEKTHMKDPECSECYCGWCGRSNDLVSCKSCKTLFCTTCIKRNFGEECLSEAQASRWECCCCSPNQLQRLTSELEQAIASEDSMDTSSDSESEDSDADISVTIRNKKKKNKKKNKKNIRRILDDAELGEETQRKIAIEKERQERLKSLKVQFTEKSKMMTSASCNGNLPEGASVEVLGDAATGYIVNVVREKGEDAVRIFPSISSKLKAHQVAGIRFMWENIVQSIGKVKSGDRGLGCILAHTMGLGKTFQVIAFLYTAMRGVDLGLRTALIVTPVNVLHNWRQEFVKWRPSETKALRVFMLEDVSRDRRAHLLAKWKAKGGVFLIGYAAFRNLSLGKNAKDRNMARELCQALQDGPDILVCDEAHIIKNTRAETTQALKQVKCQRRIALTGSPLQNNLMEYYCMVDFVREGFLGDSHEFRNRFQNPIENGQHTNSTANDVKIMNQRSHILYEQLKGFVQRMDMSVVKKDLPPKTVYVIAVKLSPLQRKLYKKFLDVHGFTKGIVSNEKIRKSFFAGYQALAQIWNHPGILQLRKDKDHITHDETIENFIADESSSDENVDYNTVIGEKPRNANDLLQGKSGNGFFQKGWWHDLLQENNYKELDYSGKMVLLLDILTASSHVGDKVLVFSQSIPTLDLIEFYLSRLPRHGKKGKLWKKGKDWYRLDGRTESSERQRMVEKFNDRENKRVKCTLISTRAGSLGINLHSANRVVIVDGSWNPTYDLQAIYRAWRYGQTKPVFAYRLMAHATMEEKIYKRQVTKEGLAARVVDRQQVHRTISKEEMLHLFEFGDDENSDPLTALGREDRQIDDQNTSHLVGNSLKQKVPASCCSDKLMESLLSNHHPRWIANYHEHETLLQENEEEKLTKEEEDMAWEVYRRSLEWEEVHRVSLDESTFDRRPFIPNAVPPAPDTSKLPTSSTVPPAPDMSTSNIVPSSKGILRSRMAQRKCTNLSHLLTLRSQGTKAGCTTVCGECAQEISWEDLNKDSRVAR comes from the exons ATG CTGGAGGCAGCTGTTGAAAATGAGATGACTGCTTTTAAGGAGGAGTGGGAAACTGTGCTCGATGAGCTAGAGACTGAGAGTGCTGATTTGTTG GAACAACTTGATGGGGCTGGCATTGAACTCCCAAGCCTTTATAAGTGGATTGAAAGTCAAGCTCCAAATGTCTGCCAGACTGAAGCTTGGAAAAATAGGGCACATTGGGCAGGATCACAAGTTACGAGCGAAATAACAGAGGTAGTAGCTGATGCTGAGAAGTATCTTCATAGCCACAGGCCTGTCAGAAG ACATTATGGAAAGTTATTGGAGGAGGGTGCTAGTGGATTTCTGGAGAAAAAACTTTCTACCGACGGAACAAGGGATGATGTGGCCGGAAATAGAGATGTAGATTGGGACTCCGTCAATAAACTATTCTCAATTGGTCATGGTAAGGATGCTGCTTCATTTGGTAGCAAGCATTGGGCTTCTGTCTACTTGGCCAACACTCCACAGGAAGCAGCAGAAATGGGACTCAAATTTCCTGGTGTTAATGAG GTCGAGGAGATTGAAGACATTGATGGTGGTTCAACTAATCCATTTATTGCTGCTGCCGTAGCAAATGAAAAGGATCTAGTTCTTTCGGAGGATCAGAGGAAAAATTATAGAAAG GTCAAAGAGGAAGATGATGCTATAATAGATAGGAAACTTCAATTTCAATTGAAACAAAGAAGACGCCGTAAGAGATCCAAACAG GTTCTGGAAGGTAAGACAGACAGGGCAGAAAATCTTCTGCATGCATGTGACATTTCTAATGGGGACACTCTCGAACCTGGAGAGGAAGTGTTCAATAACTCTAATGAGTTGAAATTTGAAAACCTAGAGAAAGATCTTTCCAAAAGCTCCAAGGACTTGCATGCAGATTCTTTGCACAGTGAAGGTGAACCCAGAAGGTCCAAACGTCCAAATGAGAGTGAGGATTCAACAAATGAGGCTAAGAAGATCCGAACTGTTATCGTAGGCAGTGATGATGAACTTGAGGCTGGTATGGATGATTCAGTTGGCAATGCCAATAAAGTGGAGGATGAATCAACTTTGCTAGAACACAATAGGGAATCTAATGCCAATGGCCATCTTTCGGAGGGTGTGAATGAGGAGTTTAACTGCACTGTCTGTGATAAGATTGCTGTTGAAGTGCATTCACATCCACTTTTGAAGGTCATTATTTGCACAGACTGCAAATTCGTAATTGAGGAGAAGACGCATATGAAG GATCCTGAGTGTTCTGAATGCTACTGCGGATGGTGTGGAAGAAGCAATGATTTAGTAAGTTGCAAGTCATGCAAAACCTTGTTTTGTACCACTTGTATAAAGAGGAATTTTGGTGAAGAATGTTTGTCTGAAGCACAAGCTTCCAGGTGGGAATGCTGTTGTTGCTCTCCTAATCAGCTACAAAGATTGACATCAGAGCTGGAGCAAGCCATAGCATCTGAAGATTCAATGGATACAAGCTCTGATAGTGAGTCAGAGGACTCGGATGCAGATATTTCTGTTACAATCAG aaataagaaaaagaagaacaagaagaagaacaagaagaatatTCGAAGGATCCTTGATGATGCTGAATTAGGAGAAGAGACCCAAAGGAAAATTGCAATTGAAAAG GAACGTCAAGAACGCTTGAAGTCCTTGAAAGTGCAATTTACTGAAAAATCCAAGATGATGACTTCTGCAAGCTGCAACGGGAATTTACCTGAAGGTGCTAGTGTTGAAGTACTTGGAGATGCTGCAACAGGTTACATAGTGAATGTTGTGAGGGAAAAAGGTGAAGATGCTGTCAGGATCTTTCCGAGCATTTCTAGTAAATTGAAAGCACATCAG GTGGCTGGGATAAGATTTATGTGGGAGAATATTGTTCAGTCAATTGGGAAAGTGAAATCTGGAGATCGAGGTCTTGGTTGCATCTTAGCTCATACGATGGGCCTTGGTAAAACTTTTCAG GTCATTGCTTTCCTCTATACTGCTATGAGAGGTGTTGATTTGGGATTAAGAACTGCACTTATTGTTACTCCTGTGAATGTTCTTCACAATTGGCGGCAGGAATTTGTAAAATGGAGGCCTTCAGAAACAAAGGCCCTCCGTGTTTTCATGCTGGAAGATGTTTCAAG GGATAGAAGAGCACATTTGCTTGCAAAATGGAAAGCTAAGGGTGGTGTTTTTCTAATTGGCTATGCCGCTTTTAGAAACTTATCTCTGGGAAAGAATGCCAAGGATCGAAACATGGCAAGAGAACTTTGTCAAGCATTGCAG GATGGACCTGATATACTTGTATGTGATGAAGCCCATATTATTAAGAACACCAGAGCAGAAACAACCCAGGCATTGAAACAAGTGAAATGTCAGAGGAGGATTGCATTAACCGGCTCACCTTTGCAGAACAATCTAATGGAATATTATTGT ATGGTTGATTTTGTGAGAGAAGGTTTTCTTGGCGATAGCCATGAGTTTAGGAACCG GTTCCAAAATCCTATAGAGAATGGACAGCATACTAATTCAACTGCCAATGATGTGAAAATTATGAATCAAAGGTCTCATATCCTTTATGAACAATTAAAAGGATTTGTACAAAGAATGGACATGAGCGTGGTGAAGAAAGACCTGCCACCTAAAACTGTTTATGTAATAGCAGTAAAGCTCTCTCCACTACAGAGAAAATTATACAAGAAGTTCCTTGATGTTCATGGATTCACAAAGGGCATAGTCTCCAACGAAAAGATAAGGAAGAGTTTTTTTGCCGGATATCAGGCATTAGCGCAG ATATGGAACCATCCTGGGATTCTGCAATTGAGAAAAGATAAAGATCACATCACTCATGATGAAACTATTGAGAATTTTATTGCAGATGAAAGTTCCAGTGATGAAAATGTAGATTATAACACTGTCATTGGAG AGAAGCCGAGGAATGCAAATGATTTGTTGCAGGGAAAAAGCGGGAATGGATTTTTTCAAAAG gGTTGGTGGCATGATCTTCTTcaagaaaataattacaaagaGCTTGATTACAGTGGCAAAATGGTATTGCTGCTTGACATATTGACTGCCTCTTCTCATGTGGGTGATAAGGTGTTAGTTTTTAGCCAGAGCATACCAACTTTAGATCTCATTGAATTTTATCTTTCAAGATTGCCTCGGCATGGGAAGAAAGGAAAGTTATGGAAAAAAGGAAAGGATTGGTACAG ATTGGATGGAAGAACAGAGAGTTCTGAAAGGCAAAGAATGGTTGAGAAATTTAATGATCGTGAGAATAAAAGAGTTAAATGCACTCTCATTTCAACCAGAGCTGGGTCTCTAGGGATTAATCTTCATTCTGCTAACCGTGTAGTTATTGTTGATGGTTCGTGGAATCCAACATATGATCTTCAAGCTATTTATCGGGCTTGGAG GTATGGCCAAACCAAACCGGTGTTTGCTTATAGATTGATGGCACATGCAACCATGGAAGAGAAAATCTATAAGCGTCAG GTGACAAAGGAGGGGCTTGCTGCAAGGGTGGTTGATAGACAACAAGTCCATCGGACTATATCGAAAGAAGAAATGTTGCATCTCTTTGAATTTGGTGATGATGAAAACTCCGACCCTCTAACTGCGCTTGGCCGAGAGGATAGACAAATAGATGACCAGAACACGAGCCACCTAGTTGGAAATTCATTGAAGCAGAAGGTGCCTGCCAGCTGCTGCTCTGACAAGTTAATGGAGAGCTTACTTAGCAACCACCATCCAAG GTGGATCGCCAATTACCACGAGCACGAGACTCTTTTGCAAGAAAATGAAGAGGAAAAGCTAACAAAAGAAGAGGAAGACATGGCTTGGGAAGTATATAGGAGATCATTGGAATGGGAAGAAGTGCACCGAGTTTCTCTCGATGAATCCACTTTCGATCGAAGGCCATTTATACCGAACGCTGTTCCACCTGCACCAGATACAAGCAAACTACCAACATCAAGCACGGTCCCTCCTGCACCGGATATGTCCACCTCTAATATTGTACCTTCTTCAAAAGGCATTTTGAGGAGTCGTATGGCGCAGCGAAAATGCACTAATCTTTCACACTTGCTAACACTTAGAAGTCAGGGCACAAAAGCTGGTTGTACTACCGTGTGTGGCGAATGCGCCCAAGAGATAAGCTGGGAAGATCTCAACAAGGACAGCAGGGTAGCACGGTGA
- the LOC126674196 gene encoding protein CHROMATIN REMODELING 20 isoform X1 codes for MEEKHEPVDDIESASSDSSFIESDDDGDEYDDEPCNSGQDDGMHLEEPLTEQEVEELVAELLEVESKAAEAQETLEQESLSKVENEVREELAQSLHGDDLEAAVENEMTAFKEEWETVLDELETESADLLEQLDGAGIELPSLYKWIESQAPNVCQTEAWKNRAHWAGSQVTSEITEVVADAEKYLHSHRPVRRHYGKLLEEGASGFLEKKLSTDGTRDDVAGNRDVDWDSVNKLFSIGHGKDAASFGSKHWASVYLANTPQEAAEMGLKFPGVNEVEEIEDIDGGSTNPFIAAAVANEKDLVLSEDQRKNYRKVKEEDDAIIDRKLQFQLKQRRRRKRSKQVLEGKTDRAENLLHACDISNGDTLEPGEEVFNNSNELKFENLEKDLSKSSKDLHADSLHSEGEPRRSKRPNESEDSTNEAKKIRTVIVGSDDELEAGMDDSVGNANKVEDESTLLEHNRESNANGHLSEGVNEEFNCTVCDKIAVEVHSHPLLKVIICTDCKFVIEEKTHMKDPECSECYCGWCGRSNDLVSCKSCKTLFCTTCIKRNFGEECLSEAQASRWECCCCSPNQLQRLTSELEQAIASEDSMDTSSDSESEDSDADISVTIRNKKKKNKKKNKKNIRRILDDAELGEETQRKIAIEKERQERLKSLKVQFTEKSKMMTSASCNGNLPEGASVEVLGDAATGYIVNVVREKGEDAVRIFPSISSKLKAHQVAGIRFMWENIVQSIGKVKSGDRGLGCILAHTMGLGKTFQVIAFLYTAMRGVDLGLRTALIVTPVNVLHNWRQEFVKWRPSETKALRVFMLEDVSRDRRAHLLAKWKAKGGVFLIGYAAFRNLSLGKNAKDRNMARELCQALQDGPDILVCDEAHIIKNTRAETTQALKQVKCQRRIALTGSPLQNNLMEYYCMVDFVREGFLGDSHEFRNRFQNPIENGQHTNSTANDVKIMNQRSHILYEQLKGFVQRMDMSVVKKDLPPKTVYVIAVKLSPLQRKLYKKFLDVHGFTKGIVSNEKIRKSFFAGYQALAQIWNHPGILQLRKDKDHITHDETIENFIADESSSDENVDYNTVIGEKPRNANDLLQGKSGNGFFQKGWWHDLLQENNYKELDYSGKMVLLLDILTASSHVGDKVLVFSQSIPTLDLIEFYLSRLPRHGKKGKLWKKGKDWYRLDGRTESSERQRMVEKFNDRENKRVKCTLISTRAGSLGINLHSANRVVIVDGSWNPTYDLQAIYRAWRYGQTKPVFAYRLMAHATMEEKIYKRQVTKEGLAARVVDRQQVHRTISKEEMLHLFEFGDDENSDPLTALGREDRQIDDQNTSHLVGNSLKQKVPASCCSDKLMESLLSNHHPRWIANYHEHETLLQENEEEKLTKEEEDMAWEVYRRSLEWEEVHRVSLDESTFDRRPFIPNAVPPAPDTSKLPTSSTVPPAPDMSTSNIVPSSKGILRSRMAQRKCTNLSHLLTLRSQGTKAGCTTVCGECAQEISWEDLNKDSRVAR; via the exons ATGGAAGAAAAACATGAGCCAGTTGACGATATAGAGAGTGCTTCTAGTGATTCTTCTTTTATTGAATCAGATGATGATGGCGATGAATATGATGATGAACCATGTAATTCTGGACAGGATGATGGAATGCATCTCGAG GAACCTTTGACTGAACAAGAAGTAGAAGAGCTAGTGGCTGAGTTGCTGGAAGTTGAGAGCAAG GCTGCAGAGGCTCAAGAAACACTCGAACAAGAGTCTCTTTCCAAAGTAGAGAATGAAGTGAGAGAGGAGTTGGCACAATCTCTTCATGGTGATGAT CTGGAGGCAGCTGTTGAAAATGAGATGACTGCTTTTAAGGAGGAGTGGGAAACTGTGCTCGATGAGCTAGAGACTGAGAGTGCTGATTTGTTG GAACAACTTGATGGGGCTGGCATTGAACTCCCAAGCCTTTATAAGTGGATTGAAAGTCAAGCTCCAAATGTCTGCCAGACTGAAGCTTGGAAAAATAGGGCACATTGGGCAGGATCACAAGTTACGAGCGAAATAACAGAGGTAGTAGCTGATGCTGAGAAGTATCTTCATAGCCACAGGCCTGTCAGAAG ACATTATGGAAAGTTATTGGAGGAGGGTGCTAGTGGATTTCTGGAGAAAAAACTTTCTACCGACGGAACAAGGGATGATGTGGCCGGAAATAGAGATGTAGATTGGGACTCCGTCAATAAACTATTCTCAATTGGTCATGGTAAGGATGCTGCTTCATTTGGTAGCAAGCATTGGGCTTCTGTCTACTTGGCCAACACTCCACAGGAAGCAGCAGAAATGGGACTCAAATTTCCTGGTGTTAATGAG GTCGAGGAGATTGAAGACATTGATGGTGGTTCAACTAATCCATTTATTGCTGCTGCCGTAGCAAATGAAAAGGATCTAGTTCTTTCGGAGGATCAGAGGAAAAATTATAGAAAG GTCAAAGAGGAAGATGATGCTATAATAGATAGGAAACTTCAATTTCAATTGAAACAAAGAAGACGCCGTAAGAGATCCAAACAG GTTCTGGAAGGTAAGACAGACAGGGCAGAAAATCTTCTGCATGCATGTGACATTTCTAATGGGGACACTCTCGAACCTGGAGAGGAAGTGTTCAATAACTCTAATGAGTTGAAATTTGAAAACCTAGAGAAAGATCTTTCCAAAAGCTCCAAGGACTTGCATGCAGATTCTTTGCACAGTGAAGGTGAACCCAGAAGGTCCAAACGTCCAAATGAGAGTGAGGATTCAACAAATGAGGCTAAGAAGATCCGAACTGTTATCGTAGGCAGTGATGATGAACTTGAGGCTGGTATGGATGATTCAGTTGGCAATGCCAATAAAGTGGAGGATGAATCAACTTTGCTAGAACACAATAGGGAATCTAATGCCAATGGCCATCTTTCGGAGGGTGTGAATGAGGAGTTTAACTGCACTGTCTGTGATAAGATTGCTGTTGAAGTGCATTCACATCCACTTTTGAAGGTCATTATTTGCACAGACTGCAAATTCGTAATTGAGGAGAAGACGCATATGAAG GATCCTGAGTGTTCTGAATGCTACTGCGGATGGTGTGGAAGAAGCAATGATTTAGTAAGTTGCAAGTCATGCAAAACCTTGTTTTGTACCACTTGTATAAAGAGGAATTTTGGTGAAGAATGTTTGTCTGAAGCACAAGCTTCCAGGTGGGAATGCTGTTGTTGCTCTCCTAATCAGCTACAAAGATTGACATCAGAGCTGGAGCAAGCCATAGCATCTGAAGATTCAATGGATACAAGCTCTGATAGTGAGTCAGAGGACTCGGATGCAGATATTTCTGTTACAATCAG aaataagaaaaagaagaacaagaagaagaacaagaagaatatTCGAAGGATCCTTGATGATGCTGAATTAGGAGAAGAGACCCAAAGGAAAATTGCAATTGAAAAG GAACGTCAAGAACGCTTGAAGTCCTTGAAAGTGCAATTTACTGAAAAATCCAAGATGATGACTTCTGCAAGCTGCAACGGGAATTTACCTGAAGGTGCTAGTGTTGAAGTACTTGGAGATGCTGCAACAGGTTACATAGTGAATGTTGTGAGGGAAAAAGGTGAAGATGCTGTCAGGATCTTTCCGAGCATTTCTAGTAAATTGAAAGCACATCAG GTGGCTGGGATAAGATTTATGTGGGAGAATATTGTTCAGTCAATTGGGAAAGTGAAATCTGGAGATCGAGGTCTTGGTTGCATCTTAGCTCATACGATGGGCCTTGGTAAAACTTTTCAG GTCATTGCTTTCCTCTATACTGCTATGAGAGGTGTTGATTTGGGATTAAGAACTGCACTTATTGTTACTCCTGTGAATGTTCTTCACAATTGGCGGCAGGAATTTGTAAAATGGAGGCCTTCAGAAACAAAGGCCCTCCGTGTTTTCATGCTGGAAGATGTTTCAAG GGATAGAAGAGCACATTTGCTTGCAAAATGGAAAGCTAAGGGTGGTGTTTTTCTAATTGGCTATGCCGCTTTTAGAAACTTATCTCTGGGAAAGAATGCCAAGGATCGAAACATGGCAAGAGAACTTTGTCAAGCATTGCAG GATGGACCTGATATACTTGTATGTGATGAAGCCCATATTATTAAGAACACCAGAGCAGAAACAACCCAGGCATTGAAACAAGTGAAATGTCAGAGGAGGATTGCATTAACCGGCTCACCTTTGCAGAACAATCTAATGGAATATTATTGT ATGGTTGATTTTGTGAGAGAAGGTTTTCTTGGCGATAGCCATGAGTTTAGGAACCG GTTCCAAAATCCTATAGAGAATGGACAGCATACTAATTCAACTGCCAATGATGTGAAAATTATGAATCAAAGGTCTCATATCCTTTATGAACAATTAAAAGGATTTGTACAAAGAATGGACATGAGCGTGGTGAAGAAAGACCTGCCACCTAAAACTGTTTATGTAATAGCAGTAAAGCTCTCTCCACTACAGAGAAAATTATACAAGAAGTTCCTTGATGTTCATGGATTCACAAAGGGCATAGTCTCCAACGAAAAGATAAGGAAGAGTTTTTTTGCCGGATATCAGGCATTAGCGCAG ATATGGAACCATCCTGGGATTCTGCAATTGAGAAAAGATAAAGATCACATCACTCATGATGAAACTATTGAGAATTTTATTGCAGATGAAAGTTCCAGTGATGAAAATGTAGATTATAACACTGTCATTGGAG AGAAGCCGAGGAATGCAAATGATTTGTTGCAGGGAAAAAGCGGGAATGGATTTTTTCAAAAG gGTTGGTGGCATGATCTTCTTcaagaaaataattacaaagaGCTTGATTACAGTGGCAAAATGGTATTGCTGCTTGACATATTGACTGCCTCTTCTCATGTGGGTGATAAGGTGTTAGTTTTTAGCCAGAGCATACCAACTTTAGATCTCATTGAATTTTATCTTTCAAGATTGCCTCGGCATGGGAAGAAAGGAAAGTTATGGAAAAAAGGAAAGGATTGGTACAG ATTGGATGGAAGAACAGAGAGTTCTGAAAGGCAAAGAATGGTTGAGAAATTTAATGATCGTGAGAATAAAAGAGTTAAATGCACTCTCATTTCAACCAGAGCTGGGTCTCTAGGGATTAATCTTCATTCTGCTAACCGTGTAGTTATTGTTGATGGTTCGTGGAATCCAACATATGATCTTCAAGCTATTTATCGGGCTTGGAG GTATGGCCAAACCAAACCGGTGTTTGCTTATAGATTGATGGCACATGCAACCATGGAAGAGAAAATCTATAAGCGTCAG GTGACAAAGGAGGGGCTTGCTGCAAGGGTGGTTGATAGACAACAAGTCCATCGGACTATATCGAAAGAAGAAATGTTGCATCTCTTTGAATTTGGTGATGATGAAAACTCCGACCCTCTAACTGCGCTTGGCCGAGAGGATAGACAAATAGATGACCAGAACACGAGCCACCTAGTTGGAAATTCATTGAAGCAGAAGGTGCCTGCCAGCTGCTGCTCTGACAAGTTAATGGAGAGCTTACTTAGCAACCACCATCCAAG GTGGATCGCCAATTACCACGAGCACGAGACTCTTTTGCAAGAAAATGAAGAGGAAAAGCTAACAAAAGAAGAGGAAGACATGGCTTGGGAAGTATATAGGAGATCATTGGAATGGGAAGAAGTGCACCGAGTTTCTCTCGATGAATCCACTTTCGATCGAAGGCCATTTATACCGAACGCTGTTCCACCTGCACCAGATACAAGCAAACTACCAACATCAAGCACGGTCCCTCCTGCACCGGATATGTCCACCTCTAATATTGTACCTTCTTCAAAAGGCATTTTGAGGAGTCGTATGGCGCAGCGAAAATGCACTAATCTTTCACACTTGCTAACACTTAGAAGTCAGGGCACAAAAGCTGGTTGTACTACCGTGTGTGGCGAATGCGCCCAAGAGATAAGCTGGGAAGATCTCAACAAGGACAGCAGGGTAGCACGGTGA
- the LOC126674197 gene encoding hypothetical protein At1g04090-like, giving the protein MFGCECFYWNQVADDFELISHEPKPFSLPAPLPQWPQGKGFATKRINLGEIEVIQITEFESIWSCKLPHAKKKRIIFYRPVDIPDGFYSLGHYCQSSDQPLNGYVLVARDSNAHDNEVGQICNSKADFPALRKPCNYSLIWSTNSNDDDSAYFWLPNPPSGYKAMGIVVTDDSEEPDVDEVRCVREDLTEKCETCNLMFSSDSKTVKNQFQVWNTTPCKRGMFAQGVNVGTFYCGSYLNSEDDLIEVRCLKNCDSTLNAMPNLDQIHALIKNYGPTVYFHPDEKYLPSSVQWYFKNGTLLYRDGEQKGEPIDYRGSNLPAGGKNDGEFWIDLPRDNDAIDSIKRGDMDSAELYVNVKPAFGGTFTDIAMWIFCPFNGPATLKVGLMSIPMTRIGQHVGDWEHYTLRVSNFNGQLWQIFFSEHSGGRWVDVSELEFIKDNKTVVYSSKHGHASFPHPGTFLQGSTKFGVGVRNDVARSKYYIDSSTKYQLVAAEYLGEGVVKEPCWLQYMREWGPTVVYDSRSEAEKIINLLPFFVRFSVENIFDLFPTELYGEEGPTGPKEKDNWLGDEIC; this is encoded by the exons ATGTTTGGTTGTGAGTGTTTTTACTGGAATCAAGTTgctgatgattttgaacttatTTCTCATGAACCAAAACCTTTCTCTTTGCCTGCTCCTCTACCTCAATGGCCTCAAG GTAAAGGATTTGCTACTAAAAGGATAAACTTAGGAGAAATAGAAGTCATTCAAATCACTGAATTTGAGAGCATTTGGAGCTGTAAATTACCGCAtgctaaaaagaaaagaatcatATTTTATAGACCTGTTGATATACCGGATGGATTTTACAGCCTAGGCCACTACTGTCAGTCCAGTGACCAACCATTGAACGGGTATGTTCTTGTGGCTCGTGACTCTAATGCTCATGACAATGAAGTTGGCCAGATCTGCAATTCAAAAGCAGACTTTCCGGCTTTAAGAAAACCGTGTAATTACTCATTGATTTGGAGTACCAATTCAAATGATGATGATAGTGCTTACTTTTGGCTGCCAAACCCCCCATCTGGCTATAAGGCTATGGGTATTGTGGTAACAGATGATTCAGAGGAGCCCGATGTTGATGAAGTTAGATGTGTTCGTGAAGATCTTACAGAAAAATGCGAAACCTGTAATCTCATGTTTTCTTCAGATTCGAAAACTGTAAAGAACCAGTTTCAGGTTTGGAACACAACACCCTGCAAAAGGGGGATGTTTGCTCAAGGTGTTAATGTTGGGACATTCTACTGCGGTAGCTACTTGAATTCCGAAGATGATCTGATAGAGGTTAGATGCTTGAAGAATTGCGACAGCACCCTGAACGCAATGCCAAATTTGGACCAAATCCATGCGCTCATTAAGAATTATGGTCCTACCGTGTATTTCCATCCTGACGAAAAGTACTTGCCATCATCAGTACAGTGGTACTTTAAAAATGGAACACTTTTATATCGAGATGGCGAGCAGAAAGGTGAACCAATTGACTATAGGGGCTCAAACTTGCCTGCCGGAGGGAAAAACGATGGGGAATTTTGGATAGATTTACCGAGGGATAATGATGCTATAGATAGCATCAAAAGAGGAGATATGGATAGCGCCGAGCTTTATGTTAATGTGAAACCAGCATTCGGAGGAACATTTACGGATATTGCAATGTGGATATTTTGTCCCTTCAACGGACCAGCCACGCTTAAAGTTGGGCTCATGAGTATACCTATGACCAGAATCGGACAACATGTGGGTGATTGGGAACACTACACTCTTCGTGTAAGCAACTTCAATGGACAGTTGTGGCAAATCTTCTTCTCCGAGCACAGTGGAGGGCGATGGGTAGATGTTTCCGAGTTAGAGTTTATCAAAGATAATAAGACGGTTGTTTACTCATCAAAACATGGTCATGCTAGCTTCCCACATCCCGGTACTTTTCTTCAAGGGTCAACAAAGTTTGGAGTCGGAGTGAGAAATGATGTTGCTCGAAGCAAATATTATATAGATTCAAGCACAAAATATCAGCTTGTTGCTGCTGAGTATCTCGGAGAGGGAGTTGTCAAAGAACCATGTTGGTTGCAGTATATGAGAGAATGGGGTCCGACCGTTGTATATGATTCGCGATCCGAAGCAGAGAAAATTATTAATCTGCTTCCATTTTTTGTTCGATTTTCAGTCGAGAACATCTTTGACCTGTTCCCTACGGAACTCTACGGAGAGGAGGGGCCAACTGGACCAAAGGAAAAAGATAATTGGCTGGGAGATGAAATATGCTAG